TCACTCAGCTAACCAAGACGCAAGCCGATTACCTCGGCATCCCTGTCGAAGGCCCATACAAGCCGGACTATTACCGGTATTGAGGCCGAACGGGTTTCAACCCTCCGGGTCCGCGATCAGCTCTCGCAGTCGAGCGTCCAGCGGCGGAGAAAACCGCGCGGGCCACGTGGCGTCGATCAAGCCGACGCCGATCAGGTCCTGCAAATGCACCTGATCCTTGCGACGGTAGGAAGTGAGTTTCATGCGCACTAGCGGTTCAAGTCCGAGCACTTGAAACGTGGCATCCTTCTCGGATTCCAAGACCTCCGGCGCTGCGGTGGCATAATCGGGCCGCACTTTTTCTCCGGCGAATAGGATGTGGACAGCGTCGCGCCCTTTCGCGTTTGGCCCGTCGAGAAACACTTTGACGCCCAAAATCTTGGCATGGACGAATCCCGCGCCGGAAAGGGCGTTTGACGCGCGATCGAAATCGTCTCGCCGCAACAGAATGTCCACGTCTTGCGTGGTCCGCGCCGCCGAGCGATCAATTCTAGACACCCAGGCCGCGACCGCGTTTCCGCCCGCCACCGCGTATGGCACGCCTGCCTTGTCCAACGCCGCAGTTGCACGCAATAGTCGCTCGCGCACCAGTTCCACGGCTTCAACCATCCTATCCAGCGATATGGGGCCAAGCGTGCTCATAACGGTCAAGTATAGCCACAAATCTTTTGACGGGCATCGGGGGTTTGACAACGCTTGCCTCGTTCTGGATAACAGCAGTGGCCCGATTTGAAGCGCGCGCATTGACGGGCGCGCGAAACCGCAAGCGAGCTTCGCGCCGCCGCTTGATATCGGTGCTCGCTTGCGGTTTCGCGCGTGCTGCTCTTCCCTAGCCACTCACCCTAACCCGTAACCCTATCCCCTTGCCCACCATCCAGCCATTTCGCGGACTGCGGTACGATCCGAAGCATGTCGGTTCGTTGTCGAACGTCGTTGCCCCACCCTACGACGTGATCGGCAAAGAGTTGCAAGACCAGCTTTACAAGGCTCACCCGGCGAATGTCATCCGGTTGATTCTCAATCGCGACGAGCCGGGCGACAACGAGTCGAACAACCGCTATACGCGAGCCGCGAAGTTTCTCAAAAATTGGCGCGCCGAGGGTGTGCTTACCAGCGAACCGGATCCGGCGGTGTATGTGTATCACCAGATGTTTCGCTACGGCGATCAGGAGTTCACTCGCCGCGGGTTCATGGCCCGCTGCCGGCTGGAACGATTCGGCGAGGGGCGGATCTATCCGCATGAAGAAACGCTCTCGGGCCCCAAGGCCGACCGGCTGCTGCTAATGCGCGCCTGCCGCGCCAATCTGAGCCAGATTTTCGGACTGTATCCCGACCCGCAAAGCACGGCCCAAAATCTGCTCGAGACCGCGGTGGCCAAAGCTCCGCCGCTCGAGGCCACCGATCATTTGGGCGTCGTACACCGCATGTGGCCGCTAGCGGATCCGAAGATCGCTTCCGAACTCAGCGGCGAAATGCAGCCGCATCCGATTTTCATTGCCGACGGGCATCACCGCTACGAAACGGCTTGCAACTATCGCGATGAATTGGCCGCCGCAGCCGGCGGTTCGCTCCCGCCCGAGCATCCGGCCAATTTCGTGTTGATGATGTTTATCAGCATGAGCGACCCGGGCCTGATCGTGATGCCGACGCATCGACTGTTTCGCGGGTTGCCGAAAATGAGTTCAAGCGAACTGATCGAAAAGCTCGGCCCGAATTTCACGACCCGCATCGCCGGCGAAGGGAGCGACCTGGCCCCGACAATCTGGAACGAAATCGAAGCGGATGGCGACCAAGGCACGTTGGGCCTGTACACGGCCGCCGACCAGCGGTGGGTTGTTGCCCGGCTTACCGACGCTGGCCGGCGCCGCATGGCCGAGGTGGCAAGCGAGCGCAGCGCCGATTGGCAAGGCCTGGGCGTGGCTTTGTTGCACCGGCTCGTGGTCGACACGCTTCTGGCGGCCAAGGACCTGCCGAAGCCGCGCTATGTGCATTTGGTCGAGGAAGTGGTCGAAGGCGTGGAAACCGACGAGTTTCCTTTGGCGGCACTGGTGATGCCGGCGACGGTCGAACACATTCGCCGCATCAGCCAGCACGGCGAACGCATGCCGGCCAAGAGCACCTATTTCTATCCGAAGCTGCTCAGCGGATTGGTAATCAATCCACTGGAATAGCGGCCTGCTGTCGGGCGCAGCTCTGGCGCGCGAAACCGCAAGCGAGCTTTATTCCGCCGTTCGAGATCGCAGTGCGCTTGCGGTTTTGCGCTTTGTACCGGAGCAGCCGCCCACCGAACCGCCCCATCTCGCCGCCCCGTTTCACGTGGAACACGATTGCATCGTTTCCGTGATCTCCGCAAGCTGCACGTTTCACGTGAAACGCGCAATCTCGGTCAAATCTTCCGTTCCACGTGAAACGGCCCTCGATCGAACTGCAATTCGCGCCTTCTGTCCACGCCGCTACAATCGCGACCCACTTCCCGAGCCACTAGCCACGAGCCCCCGAACCACGCTTCCTCGTCCCTCGCCCCTAGCCCCTCGCCCCTACCATGGGCCGCATCCTTTGCGTCGCCAATCAGAAAGGAGGGGTTGGCAAGACCACCACGGCCGTCAATTTGGCCGTGGGACTGGCCAAGGCCGGCGCTCGCACTTTGCTCGTGGATCTCGATCCGCAATGCAACGCCACCACCGGGCTCGGCTCGCGCCCCACGGAACGGCATCCGCTCGTATCGCGGTTGCCGCTCAAGGATTCGCTCTGGCAAACCGCCCAGGCGGGACTGGAACTATTGCCCGGCAGCCGCAGTTTTCAAGATGTCGAAGCGCTGGCCCACGCCGCCCGCGACGAGGCCGCCACGCTGCGGCAACATTTGGCGAGCGGGATGAGTGCCTACGATTTCGTGCTGATCGATTGCCCCCCGTCCCTCGGCGAACTGACGCGCACGGCCTTGGCCGCTTCGACCGAGGTGTTAATGCCGATCCAGTGCGAATACTATGCAATGGAAGGGCTGGCGCAGATGATCGACGTGATCCGACAGGTGATGGATGGCCAGCCCGGCCGGCTGCAGTTCGGCGGCATCGTGCTCACGATGTACGACGCTTATCTCGAACTGACGCGGGAAGTGGAACAAGAGGTGCGGGATTTTTTCGGCGAGATTGTCTACTGGACCGTGATCCCACGCGATGTAACCGTTTCCGAGGCCCCCAGCCACGGCCAATCCGTGCTGGACTACGCTCCGCGCGGACGCGGCGCGATGGCCTATGTCGAACTCTGCATGGAGGTGCTCGAACGTGAGTAAAGAACGACGTCTTGGCCGCGGCTTGGAAGCGCTCTTGGGCCGCTCGTACAACGAAGGAACGTCCGCGCAGCTTAGCTTGCATGTGCCGGAGGGAGAAGGGGCGAGGGGCGAGGGGCGAGGGGCGAGTGAAGCGGCGGGCTCGGACGGTGCTCCAGCCGCCGATGACGCGGCGCCGGTAACCGGCGCGGTATCGGTCGCAATCCAAGAAATTCACACCAATCCGTTTCAGCCGCGGCGCGATTTCGATCCAGCCGAAATCACGGCCTTGGCCGACAGCTTGCGCCAGCACGGCCTGATCCAGCCGATCCTCGTGCGCCGCGCCGCCGACGGCTATCAACTGATCGCCGGCGAGCGACGCTTGCGAGCCGCGGTCGAAGCCGGCTGGACTGAGGTGCCGGTGCAAATCCGCGAGGCCGACGATCGCCAAATGGCCGAGCTAGCCATCGTCGAAAACTTGCAGCGGAAGGATCTCAACCCGTTGGAAAAAGCCGCGTCCTTCGAGCAGTATCTCGAGCGCTACGGCTGCACCCAAGAGGAGCTAGCAGGCCGGCTGAACATCGACCGTTCGACGATCGCCAACTTGATCCGCCTGCTCGAGCTGCCGCAAGAAGTGCAAGACGCGATCCGCTGCGGCCGCATCACGCAGGGGCATGCCCGCGCGCTGTTGCCGTTGGGCGACGAGCGCGAGCAAGTGGCCTTCTGCGAGCGGATCCAAACCGAAGGCCTGAGCGTGCGCGCGACGGAGCAAACCGTTCAAGACCTGATCCACGCCGGCGACGCGTCGCCGATGGCCGGTCCGATGGGCGTGGTCGCTCCGGAAGCTGCCGGCAAGCCCTCGCGCCCGGCCCGCGCTCGCAGCCAGAATGTGGCATTGCTCGAGCAAGAATTCCGGGCGGCGTTGGGCACGAAAGTGTCGATCCGCCAATCCGCCAAAGGCCGCGGCAAGATCGTCATCCCCTTCGCCAGCAGCGAAGAATTCGACCGCCTGCGCGAATACCTCTGCGGCGCCGAACCGGACGCGCAAGCACGCGTCGGATAGGCTATAGTGAACTGGCGTTCACTCAAGCGACGTCTTGCATTTTGTTCGCATAGTCGCGACCGGACGTTGCGGGCGGCAGCGGCCGGCCATCCTGATGATACAGATCGATGGTTTCGTCGACGATTTGGCAAAGCTCCGCAAACACTTGTTTCTCGTCGTTCCCGTGGCAGCCACCATAAAACAGTCCCGGCGAACTGCCGACGTAGCAGCCATCCTCGTCCGACCATTCGACGATTTTGACGTAACGGTCGCTTTCTTTCATGTTCGTGATTCCCGGATGGCACGATTCACGGCTTTCTCCTGAAACGGCTTGGATCGTCGCCGTCTTTGCCGGATATCGTAATGGGCTTGGCGACCCTTGGGTGAACAAAGTTCCGATGGCTCCCCTTTCCGCCCCGATTGGTGAATCCGGCTTGATCGAGGTCGCGGACGAGTTCACGGACCTTCCTCGGCATCGAGACCACCCGCCCCTGCGACATTAAACACCAGATGGAACGCGCCGCCTGGCCAATGTGCCCTACAATTAAACCATATCGCCGAGAAGCGGCAAAAGCCAGATCGCTCGCCCAGCCGTGGGCATCCTGGCTCACTGCGTCAACGTTCGGATACCTTTTGCCCTGATCCCGCCGACGCGACAGGAAATGCTGGCCGTTCTCGTTGAACTGTGCGAACTGTCCCCCGAGGTCCGGATCGGCCAACTGCTTGCGCATCTCGGCTTCCTCGGCGAGGACCAAACCGGCCGTTCGCCGTGGGACATGATGATGAACAGTTCTTGGCCGTTCTCGATCACCACCGGGCAGAATTGACCGGCCAGAATGCAGCGCCGCCGATTCAACCGTCGCAGCCAGCCGCCGGCGCCCCCGCAAATACTCAGGCCTCCTCGGCTCAATAATCGCGCCGCTGCATAGCGGCCACGCAGCGGTTTCGATCGAAGCCATTTAATGGTATGCTTAAGCCGATTCGGGGCGTAGCGCAGTCTGGCTAGCGCACCTGGTTTGGGACCAGGGGGTCGGAGGTTCAAATCCTCTCGCCCCGACCTTTGCGGATCGACGGGAGAGTTTCATGGCGTTAACCTTCGTCGAAGGCGTGGTGACCGGTAAGAAAAAGCGAGCCACGGTCGCGTTTCTTGTCGACAGCGGCGCCGTTTACACGTTG
This genomic window from Pirellulales bacterium contains:
- a CDS encoding type II toxin-antitoxin system HicB family antitoxin — its product is MKESDRYVKIVEWSDEDGCYVGSSPGLFYGGCHGNDEKQVFAELCQIVDETIDLYHQDGRPLPPATSGRDYANKMQDVA
- a CDS encoding ParA family protein, translated to MGRILCVANQKGGVGKTTTAVNLAVGLAKAGARTLLVDLDPQCNATTGLGSRPTERHPLVSRLPLKDSLWQTAQAGLELLPGSRSFQDVEALAHAARDEAATLRQHLASGMSAYDFVLIDCPPSLGELTRTALAASTEVLMPIQCEYYAMEGLAQMIDVIRQVMDGQPGRLQFGGIVLTMYDAYLELTREVEQEVRDFFGEIVYWTVIPRDVTVSEAPSHGQSVLDYAPRGRGAMAYVELCMEVLERE
- a CDS encoding ParB/RepB/Spo0J family partition protein; the protein is MSKERRLGRGLEALLGRSYNEGTSAQLSLHVPEGEGARGEGRGASEAAGSDGAPAADDAAPVTGAVSVAIQEIHTNPFQPRRDFDPAEITALADSLRQHGLIQPILVRRAADGYQLIAGERRLRAAVEAGWTEVPVQIREADDRQMAELAIVENLQRKDLNPLEKAASFEQYLERYGCTQEELAGRLNIDRSTIANLIRLLELPQEVQDAIRCGRITQGHARALLPLGDEREQVAFCERIQTEGLSVRATEQTVQDLIHAGDASPMAGPMGVVAPEAAGKPSRPARARSQNVALLEQEFRAALGTKVSIRQSAKGRGKIVIPFASSEEFDRLREYLCGAEPDAQARVG
- a CDS encoding type II toxin-antitoxin system HicA family toxin translates to MASIETAAWPLCSGAIIEPRRPEYLRGRRRLAATVESAALHSGRSILPGGDRERPRTVHHHVPRRTAGLVLAEEAEMRKQLADPDLGGQFAQFNENGQHFLSRRRDQGKRYPNVDAVSQDAHGWASDLAFAASRRYGLIVGHIGQAARSIWCLMSQGRVVSMPRKVRELVRDLDQAGFTNRGGKGSHRNFVHPRVAKPITISGKDGDDPSRFRRKP
- a CDS encoding DUF1015 domain-containing protein translates to MPTIQPFRGLRYDPKHVGSLSNVVAPPYDVIGKELQDQLYKAHPANVIRLILNRDEPGDNESNNRYTRAAKFLKNWRAEGVLTSEPDPAVYVYHQMFRYGDQEFTRRGFMARCRLERFGEGRIYPHEETLSGPKADRLLLMRACRANLSQIFGLYPDPQSTAQNLLETAVAKAPPLEATDHLGVVHRMWPLADPKIASELSGEMQPHPIFIADGHHRYETACNYRDELAAAAGGSLPPEHPANFVLMMFISMSDPGLIVMPTHRLFRGLPKMSSSELIEKLGPNFTTRIAGEGSDLAPTIWNEIEADGDQGTLGLYTAADQRWVVARLTDAGRRRMAEVASERSADWQGLGVALLHRLVVDTLLAAKDLPKPRYVHLVEEVVEGVETDEFPLAALVMPATVEHIRRISQHGERMPAKSTYFYPKLLSGLVINPLE